A single window of Hymenobacter sp. APR13 DNA harbors:
- a CDS encoding carboxypeptidase-like regulatory domain-containing protein — protein sequence MPQPLRLSVPQPCSESWAAMTPAAQGRHCAACAKVVIDFTTLSDAEVVALLHRTAAPCGRFREDQLQRVLWPLAEPAPRWRTWLAAAAAVLGLRELAAEQSVGQQKAAMQGNTPMPGHQKTGHQQPLFAAAEALAKQNTVRGRVIDQATGARLPGVTVLLRGTTVGVSTNFDGSFELAVPLTYQQDTTAVVSFHSIGYETQAVSLQQLRHRNVSVGMKTDDYMLSGIVVVDGYATRQLKPWHPQALWNRLRNAFRR from the coding sequence ATGCCACAGCCGCTTCGCCTCTCCGTTCCGCAGCCCTGCTCCGAAAGCTGGGCCGCCATGACGCCCGCCGCCCAGGGCCGCCACTGCGCTGCCTGCGCCAAAGTCGTCATCGACTTCACTACCCTCAGCGACGCCGAGGTAGTGGCGCTGCTGCACCGCACCGCCGCCCCCTGCGGCCGTTTCCGCGAAGACCAGTTGCAGCGCGTGCTATGGCCCCTGGCTGAGCCAGCACCACGATGGCGCACCTGGCTGGCCGCAGCGGCGGCCGTGCTGGGCTTGCGGGAACTGGCGGCGGAGCAAAGCGTTGGGCAGCAGAAAGCGGCTATGCAAGGCAACACGCCCATGCCAGGCCACCAAAAGACGGGCCACCAGCAGCCGCTGTTTGCCGCAGCAGAGGCATTGGCCAAGCAGAACACTGTACGGGGCAGAGTCATCGACCAGGCCACGGGCGCCAGGTTACCCGGTGTTACGGTGCTGCTTCGGGGCACGACTGTTGGTGTTTCCACAAACTTCGATGGCTCTTTTGAGCTTGCGGTTCCGCTCACTTACCAGCAAGACACAACAGCCGTGGTCAGCTTTCATTCTATTGGCTACGAAACGCAGGCAGTGAGCCTACAGCAGCTTCGCCACCGAAACGTGTCAGTGGGTATGAAGACCGACGACTACATGCTGAGTGGTATCGTTGTGGTGGATGGCTATGCTACCCGTCAACTCAAACCCTGGCACCCGCAGGCGCTGTGGAACCGGCTGCGCAACGCTTTTCGGCGCTAG
- a CDS encoding lipocalin-like domain-containing protein, producing MKNLLLATLFLVFATSGCALKPTNKYDVFTERAQLPQEEAVHKQNSLEWWYFTGHLRDVKTGEQFGVEYVFFHFNITGKKDWQMVNFAITDPQTKQFRYDYKVERLPKLLDSALPLNLSMEKKDQQWTLVGQEEGRYKLQARMASHRGHAINLVTALHKPVLLHSGTGYENYGDVAKAGYYSYPRLSTTGTIEVDGKVHEVTGHLWYDRQWNCNSVTNKGIGWDWFSLQLDEPDKDMKGLGGFTHHEIMTYQLFDRNSSRVVSGGTYNGSQAGQAVDLEAKDFQLDVLEYWTSPHSKLRYPSKWRLRIPSQQYDLTITPLVPDQELTLKLFAGIKMRYWEGMCSVEGTHNGQPISGNSYVELTNRGKAGKDPLTPQPTATTAAPAAR from the coding sequence ATGAAGAATTTGCTGCTTGCCACCTTATTTCTGGTTTTTGCCACCTCGGGCTGCGCCCTGAAGCCCACCAATAAGTACGACGTATTCACGGAGCGGGCCCAGCTGCCGCAGGAAGAAGCCGTGCACAAGCAGAACTCGCTGGAGTGGTGGTACTTCACGGGCCACCTGCGCGACGTGAAAACCGGCGAGCAGTTCGGCGTGGAGTACGTGTTCTTCCACTTCAACATCACCGGCAAGAAGGACTGGCAGATGGTGAACTTCGCCATCACCGACCCGCAAACCAAGCAGTTCCGCTACGACTACAAAGTGGAGCGCCTACCCAAGCTGCTCGATTCGGCGCTGCCGCTCAATCTGAGCATGGAGAAAAAAGACCAGCAATGGACATTGGTTGGCCAGGAAGAAGGCCGCTATAAGTTGCAAGCCCGTATGGCCAGCCACCGCGGCCACGCTATCAATCTGGTTACTGCACTTCACAAACCTGTGCTGCTGCACAGCGGCACGGGCTACGAAAACTACGGCGACGTGGCCAAGGCCGGCTACTACAGCTACCCGCGCCTGAGCACTACTGGCACGATTGAAGTAGACGGCAAAGTGCACGAAGTGACCGGCCACTTGTGGTATGACCGGCAGTGGAACTGTAACTCCGTCACCAACAAAGGCATTGGTTGGGACTGGTTTTCGCTGCAACTCGATGAGCCTGACAAGGACATGAAGGGTTTAGGAGGCTTTACGCACCACGAAATCATGACCTACCAATTGTTCGACCGCAACTCCAGCCGGGTAGTAAGCGGCGGCACATATAATGGCAGCCAGGCAGGCCAGGCCGTAGACCTTGAAGCCAAAGACTTCCAGCTTGATGTGCTCGAATACTGGACCAGCCCGCACTCCAAGCTACGCTATCCTAGCAAGTGGCGCCTACGCATTCCTAGTCAGCAATACGACCTCACCATCACGCCCCTCGTGCCCGACCAGGAGCTGACCCTCAAGCTGTTTGCCGGTATCAAGATGCGCTACTGGGAAGGCATGTGCAGCGTGGAAGGCACCCACAACGGCCAGCCCATAAGCGGCAATAGCTACGTGGAGCTAACGAACCGAGGCAAAGCTGGCAAAGACCCACTCACTCCGCAGCCTACCGCTACCACGGCCGCGCCGGCTGCGCGCTAG